One genomic region from Hoeflea algicola encodes:
- a CDS encoding AsmA family protein, whose product MGGLLVLALFAALIAPYFIDWTSYRTAFEAEASRIIGQPVKVHGDADARLLPFPSVTFSDVTVGGDAQPAMTISRFSMDAELAPFLSGEVLIFDMRIEAPKAVVRILEDGTLDWALKRKPARPGDLVVLENVSIKNADITVVDEQNGRTHRLRGINAQVSAGSLSGPWSIEAEGEIEGHRGGVSISTGSALADGSIRMRMKLAPDEWPVLLEAEGEARIKDNKPLYDGLFTFTALSSGTGEGANPARPLIVAKGDFAATDERLAIEEWRAEIGLSDDPYVVTGQATIDTGPDPDFLLIADGQQIDMDRLGEEQADAGENSAPVPLEQRLALLNTLINRLPPPPLPGRISLILPAIVAGDTTLREIRLNARPDGNAWLIDKFSANLPGRTTVEARGRLMSGASASFDGTLTVASTQPSGLANWLVGDVDPVIRRLNAAGFSANVSLSAQLQRFEALEIAVGPAILKGRMERHLPAEGAPSLSIELAGDTFDVDAVRALALLVDADGGAVGPLTDYNVAARLKADILTVGDYQIGGVDTSFFWRDQRLTVENMAFADLAGASGAFTAALAGPLEAPSGTVDGQVSAESAAGLFELADRLSGGHALVRRLAANSFAFDDLSAKLKLDLAPDSGPELTLEGQSGGSGFSLRASGTGLRPGGDGPRTVSLDIDNPEAYRILEQAGFAVLPYEGEGPAALKLNVSGGADNGDLAIDATFTSGSTVLSLDGNGAMPAAGPLTGLFSLGVESGDIEPFAVMFGLSLPQVGVGLPASLTARLAMNGEQSVLSEIDGAAGGNGFSGQLSFDRSASPLAGTGALHVERADLEWLSALSLGPSLTGSDGATWSSEPFLPPALDQPDMQIVLKADLIELGRAGSARNFTSELTTGAGVMILANAEADWFGGRLGGNLSLTNANGSVFLSGRVSSTGVDLAAVERAIRGSAVLSGGIDISASVEGTGKSMGEVAASLAGGGELAANDLVINEIDPGAFARILGAADREGFKIETDTVGDMVAGFMTGGEMRAKSLALPFTLTGGVMRFSTAEIDGERARLAGDARVDLLGLKLESDWRLSFEPGVEAIAGGDPSVVFALAGLLVDPALSIDATQMTNYLSMRAFERERRKVELLQAGVVEKQRLRREVALLKERAAQRKARAEAEQAAQRAIEEINRQAQAEAAQLAEEQARQAAEAEAAAKAAEKVRAEQQAIADEQARREAAEQAARLAEENVQKAREAEAAAAAKTEAQRAAEEAAREKARQAPAVERRTLPDPVADPPSALANEPPPQGLPELQFEDLPGVNDPIRSLIAPDG is encoded by the coding sequence ATCGGTGGCCTGTTGGTGTTGGCGCTGTTTGCGGCGCTGATCGCCCCGTATTTTATCGACTGGACCAGCTATCGTACCGCGTTTGAGGCGGAAGCCAGCCGCATCATCGGTCAACCGGTCAAGGTGCATGGCGACGCTGATGCGCGGTTGCTGCCATTCCCCTCGGTCACCTTTTCCGATGTGACTGTGGGCGGCGATGCGCAGCCGGCGATGACCATCAGCCGATTCTCGATGGATGCCGAACTGGCGCCATTCCTGAGTGGTGAGGTGCTGATTTTCGACATGCGCATCGAGGCGCCGAAGGCGGTGGTGCGAATCCTCGAAGACGGAACACTGGACTGGGCGCTCAAGCGCAAGCCGGCGAGGCCCGGCGATCTCGTGGTGCTGGAGAATGTTTCGATAAAGAATGCCGATATAACGGTCGTCGACGAGCAGAACGGCCGCACCCACCGTCTGCGCGGCATCAACGCCCAGGTATCGGCCGGGTCGCTGTCCGGGCCGTGGTCGATCGAGGCCGAGGGCGAGATCGAGGGCCACCGTGGTGGCGTGTCGATCAGCACCGGGTCGGCGCTCGCCGACGGATCGATCCGCATGCGCATGAAACTCGCGCCGGATGAATGGCCGGTGCTGCTGGAAGCCGAGGGTGAGGCGCGGATCAAAGACAACAAGCCGCTCTATGACGGGCTGTTCACCTTCACCGCGCTATCGAGTGGCACAGGTGAGGGCGCCAATCCGGCGCGGCCATTGATTGTTGCCAAGGGCGATTTTGCTGCCACCGACGAGCGGCTCGCAATCGAAGAATGGCGCGCGGAAATCGGCCTGTCCGATGATCCTTATGTGGTTACCGGCCAGGCCACCATCGACACCGGCCCGGACCCCGATTTTCTGTTGATCGCCGATGGCCAGCAGATCGATATGGACAGGCTCGGCGAAGAGCAGGCAGACGCCGGTGAAAACTCCGCGCCGGTGCCGCTGGAACAGCGGTTGGCGCTGCTCAACACCCTGATTAATCGGCTGCCGCCGCCGCCGCTGCCCGGACGGATATCGCTCATCCTGCCGGCCATCGTCGCCGGCGACACCACCTTGCGGGAAATACGGCTCAACGCCCGTCCCGATGGCAACGCCTGGTTGATCGACAAGTTCTCTGCCAATCTTCCCGGCCGCACCACGGTAGAGGCGCGTGGGCGGCTCATGTCCGGCGCATCGGCAAGCTTTGACGGCACGCTCACCGTGGCCTCGACCCAGCCCTCGGGTCTTGCCAACTGGCTGGTCGGCGATGTCGATCCGGTGATCCGGCGGCTGAACGCTGCCGGCTTTTCCGCCAATGTCAGCCTGTCGGCACAATTGCAGCGTTTCGAGGCGCTGGAGATTGCCGTCGGACCGGCCATTCTCAAGGGGCGGATGGAGCGACATTTGCCGGCTGAGGGCGCACCGTCGCTGTCAATCGAGCTGGCTGGCGACACTTTTGATGTCGATGCCGTGCGCGCACTGGCACTGCTTGTTGATGCCGATGGTGGCGCAGTTGGCCCGCTCACAGACTACAATGTGGCCGCCCGTCTCAAGGCCGATATCCTGACCGTGGGCGATTATCAGATCGGCGGCGTCGACACCTCGTTTTTCTGGCGTGACCAGCGCCTGACCGTCGAAAATATGGCATTTGCCGATCTTGCTGGTGCGTCGGGTGCATTTACCGCAGCGCTCGCCGGCCCTCTGGAAGCACCCAGCGGTACGGTTGACGGGCAGGTGAGTGCGGAAAGTGCTGCAGGCCTGTTCGAACTTGCCGACCGCCTCAGTGGTGGCCATGCGCTGGTGCGCCGTCTGGCGGCCAACAGTTTTGCCTTTGATGACCTTTCGGCAAAGCTGAAACTGGACCTGGCGCCGGATTCCGGGCCGGAACTGACGCTGGAGGGGCAATCTGGCGGCAGCGGCTTCAGCCTGCGCGCCAGTGGCACCGGCCTGAGGCCGGGCGGTGATGGTCCGCGCACCGTGAGCCTCGATATCGACAACCCCGAAGCCTACCGGATCCTGGAGCAGGCGGGCTTTGCGGTGCTGCCCTATGAAGGCGAAGGTCCCGCAGCGCTCAAGCTTAATGTCTCCGGCGGCGCCGACAATGGTGATCTGGCCATCGACGCCACATTCACGTCGGGCTCGACGGTATTGTCGCTTGATGGCAATGGCGCCATGCCCGCCGCCGGGCCGCTTACCGGTCTGTTCAGCTTGGGCGTTGAGTCTGGTGACATCGAACCCTTTGCCGTTATGTTCGGGTTGTCGCTGCCCCAGGTCGGCGTCGGGCTACCAGCATCGCTGACCGCCCGTCTGGCGATGAATGGCGAGCAGTCCGTTCTTAGCGAAATCGATGGTGCAGCGGGCGGCAACGGATTTTCGGGCCAGTTGAGTTTTGACCGGAGCGCAAGTCCGCTGGCGGGGACCGGCGCGCTTCACGTCGAGCGCGCCGATCTGGAATGGTTGTCGGCTCTCTCTCTTGGGCCATCCTTGACCGGTTCCGACGGCGCCACCTGGAGCTCGGAGCCGTTTCTGCCGCCGGCACTCGATCAGCCGGATATGCAAATAGTACTGAAAGCCGACCTGATCGAGCTTGGACGCGCCGGTTCCGCCCGCAACTTCACTTCAGAGCTGACGACCGGTGCGGGTGTGATGATTTTGGCGAACGCCGAGGCCGATTGGTTCGGCGGTCGTCTTGGCGGCAATCTCTCGCTGACCAATGCCAATGGCTCGGTGTTTCTGTCGGGCAGGGTGTCATCCACTGGGGTCGATCTTGCAGCGGTCGAGCGTGCCATCCGTGGCTCGGCTGTGCTGAGTGGCGGAATTGATATCAGCGCCAGCGTCGAGGGTACTGGCAAATCGATGGGCGAGGTTGCTGCTTCACTGGCCGGAGGCGGAGAACTGGCGGCGAATGATCTCGTCATCAACGAAATCGACCCAGGGGCCTTTGCCCGCATTCTTGGCGCCGCCGACCGGGAAGGCTTCAAGATCGAGACCGACACAGTTGGCGACATGGTTGCAGGCTTCATGACCGGAGGCGAAATGCGCGCCAAGAGCTTGGCCCTGCCGTTCACGCTGACCGGCGGAGTGATGCGCTTTTCAACCGCAGAGATTGACGGCGAACGGGCGCGGCTGGCGGGCGATGCCCGGGTTGATCTGCTGGGGCTCAAACTCGAATCCGACTGGCGGCTGAGTTTTGAACCGGGCGTCGAAGCGATCGCCGGCGGTGATCCTTCGGTGGTGTTTGCGCTCGCCGGGTTGCTGGTCGATCCGGCGTTGTCGATCGATGCCACTCAGATGACCAATTATCTGTCGATGCGGGCTTTCGAGCGTGAACGGCGCAAGGTCGAATTGTTGCAGGCAGGCGTGGTCGAGAAGCAGCGACTGCGCCGCGAGGTGGCATTGCTCAAGGAGCGCGCGGCGCAGCGTAAAGCCCGCGCTGAGGCCGAGCAGGCTGCTCAGCGGGCGATCGAGGAAATCAATCGTCAAGCGCAGGCGGAAGCTGCGCAACTGGCCGAGGAGCAAGCCCGCCAGGCCGCCGAAGCCGAAGCTGCGGCCAAGGCGGCCGAAAAGGTCCGCGCAGAGCAACAGGCAATAGCAGACGAACAGGCCAGGCGCGAGGCTGCAGAACAGGCTGCGCGGCTGGCTGAGGAAAATGTTCAAAAAGCGAGGGAGGCAGAAGCCGCAGCCGCGGCCAAGACCGAGGCGCAGCGCGCCGCGGAAGAAGCGGCCCGTGAAAAAGCCCGGCAGGCTCCTGCGGTTGAGCGCCGGACCTTGCCTGATCCGGTGGCCGATCCGCCTTCAGCCCTTGCCAACGAACCGCCCCCGCAGGGCCTTCCCGAGCTTCAGTTCGAGGATCTTCCCGGCGTCAACGACCCGATCCGCAGCCTGATAGCGCCGGACGGTTAG
- a CDS encoding ribbon-helix-helix domain-containing protein translates to MSDARIRKQSVNIRGHRTSITLEDTFMNALRTMAAQRHLSVAALIAEIDGNQSTPGNLSSAIRVAVLEWAIEGGANRPSPQKQSDET, encoded by the coding sequence ATGTCCGACGCGCGGATCCGCAAGCAGTCAGTCAACATTCGCGGGCACCGCACCAGCATCACGCTTGAAGACACTTTCATGAATGCGCTGAGAACGATGGCTGCACAGCGCCACCTCTCGGTGGCGGCGCTGATTGCCGAAATCGACGGCAATCAGTCAACGCCGGGCAATTTGTCATCGGCTATTCGCGTGGCGGTGCTGGAATGGGCGATCGAGGGCGGCGCCAACCGCCCTTCTCCCCAGAAACAATCAGACGAAACCTAA